CaaaaaaaagtagaatattTGTTGTATTTACTGTGCCACATGTTAAAGATACGAAACTACTATACTTCATATTGGTCATTGTTTTGTCAAATGTCAAGTTTATTAAATCTCTTTTCTTCCAtgaaattttctcaaattttatttGGAATGTCATACACAATCTAGATTCCTGTTTGGTATGCGGTCGAAGTATGATGTTTAGATtcaaattcttttccttttacAGGTTGTAGGATCACCTGAGGAAACTAGTAGACTTTTGCTATGTGAAGCAACACTTATTGTGATGAGAAAGTGCTTTTATCTTCTTGGAATTGAACCTGTTTACAAGTTATAACCCATCTCAAGGAGttcaaataaaaagaatttcataggatttttttttatttaaaaaacgtacaaaatgaaaattgttCTGGCAAATTATACCCCCCTCTCTTTCATGTTTTGTTTATTGTACTTGTAGGAGGTGAAAGAGGAaaagttgtaattttttttatagcaaTGTAAGgctcaaatttatttatttgcttaTAAGAGCTATCTATATATTCCGTTAAACTTGTGTTCCAAGTGAAATGACAAGAATTGGACATTATGTGGATTCTAATTAATGGACTaagcaaaaatacaaaaatcacTTGCACTTGCAatcttaaaaatagaaagacattttagttcttaaaagTTGTTTGGTTTATGTTGAAGCTTTGAGCAGGTGAACTTCGATTAATGTTTGtctgtttttcaattttgagattaatGTTTTAaacgtttttagtaaataataacattaatctTGATGTTAAATAATAACATGagagaataataaattttaatataaaaattacctTTAAACTCAACCtaatttttttgactaaattaAAATCTCCATAATCAATTTTACCTGAGAATCAAATGTGATTGTTCTAAACTTGTAACCAAACATATATGGCTTGACTTTAAGTAAGCCGAAGGtgtgagataaaataaaatctagaCCCTTGAAGTTAAAGCTATATCTAATTAGTTAGATTTCAAAAGTTCTTGTGTACAACAATGGAAGGCCTAGACCCTTGTAGGAAACTATTTCTCTTATCTAATACAGATGAAAAAGGTCTTCTTAAAGCCTTTTTTGATATTGTAGCCTTTGGACTATACCATATTCTATTGCTATCCAAACCTCCCCCATAACTTCTACATGATTTCATTCTCTTATTGCAAGGTATGCTTTTCTTTGGAAGATCTTCAATATTTTCAACCTCAGCTAAAGATGTGAAAGATTGAGTCTTCCCTTCATAAAACATAGACAAACCTCTCCTGCACAGGTCATGAGAAAAAATAATCagaaaacatataagaaaaaatataaacaaaaatagtcaAAAGATATTAAtgtattcaatttaatttttacttattatttCGTAAAAATAACTTATTAGTTTGGAATCAATTTTCAAGAGCCTTGTTATAACAACTTTATATTGCTTTTGCatctcaatattattttaaaaactatcatATAATTTCTATGAAAATATCTTTAagtttataagttgttttcataaaaaataaaaaataaaaaataaaaaactatagcAAATAGATAAtgttgatcaaatttttgaaaaaaattttaGAAATGTAGGATGAAATTGCATACTTTATAGGGAGATTATTCATGAGCTCAGATAAGTCACATAAAGATCCATTTGaatgtgatgatgatgaagatgttccAAATGAATCAGCATCATCTATCAACTCTGATGAACAAGAGCTTATTGAATCTTCTGAAAATGTTCCAATGGATGATATTGAATTACTCTTATTATCCTTAACCATCCACTTTATGTTTTTTGTTCCATCACCACCCATTATTCCTTTAACATTCATTTCTAgagatattttttttggaaCAAAATGTCTAGAAATGTTTTTTgtattaagaagaagaaaaaaacaaaaaagggtatgaaatatgaatgatattgaagATCTCACTTTTCTct
This region of Cicer arietinum cultivar CDC Frontier isolate Library 1 chromosome 8, Cicar.CDCFrontier_v2.0, whole genome shotgun sequence genomic DNA includes:
- the LOC101493710 gene encoding protein OXIDATIVE STRESS 3-like; translation: MNVKGIMGGDGTKNIKWMVKDNKSNSISSIGTFSEDSISSCSSELIDDADSFGTSSSSSHSNGSLCDLSELMNNLPIKRGLSMFYEGKTQSFTSLAEVENIEDLPKKSIPCNKRMKSCRSYGGGLDSNRIWYSPKATISKKALRRPFSSVLDKRNSFLQGSRPSIVVHKNF